In Helianthus annuus cultivar XRQ/B chromosome 3, HanXRQr2.0-SUNRISE, whole genome shotgun sequence, a single window of DNA contains:
- the LOC110932601 gene encoding pentatricopeptide repeat-containing protein At3g22470, mitochondrial: MLFKKLTNQKLCEPNVVMYNTMIKGLCKFSNNVTAVALLRLMEQKNCKPDIFTYNTIIDSLCKDKLIDDAFKLFKEMVCNKSILPDVITYTSLICGLCKFGHWDEASKMLKQMEHENISPDVQTFNVLVDAFCKEGKVEEAEAVINIMIERGEVPNIVTYNSLVDGYCLRGEMIKAREIFDSITLRGLVPGIVTYSSLLNGYCKNLNIEKAMQMLREMTGKGLQPNVVTYSTMIQGLFKVGRCVDARKLFDEMYAQGQNSNECTYRIVLEGLCSNRQVEEALSLFHSMGDSKLNSDIVVYNILIDGAGKCGKVDIARVLFQGLIDKGLQLNVRTYNVMISGFCREGQLGEAKLLFLKMDESGCPRDNVTYRVFLQGCLKNKHYDDVKMLLKEMDGRGYLLDASTLSLFIDHIAAGLLDRSMLKLFGKLVPKELMDDTSLCDWE, encoded by the coding sequence ATGTTATTCAAGAAGCTCACCAATCAAAAACTTTGTGAACCTAATGTGGTTATGTACAACACAATGATTAAAGGCCTTTGCAAGTTCAGTAATAACGTTACAGCAGTTGCTTTGCTCAGGCTAATGGAACAAAAAAACTGCAAGCCTGATATTTTTACATATAACACCATCATTGATAGTCTTTGCAAGGATAAACTGATTGATGATGCTTTCAAGCTCTTTAAAGAAATGGTATGTAACAAAAGCATTCTACCAGATGTCATCACCTACACCTCTTTAATATGTGGTCTTTGTAAGTTTGGTCATTGGGATGAGGCCTCAAAGATGCTAAAACAAATGGAGCATGAGAACATTTCTCCAGATGTGCAAACCTTTAATGTATTAGTTGATGCTTTTTGCAAGGAAGGTAAAGTAGAGGAAGCTGAGGCTGTTATCAACATCATGATTGAGAGAGGTGAGGTTCCAAACATAGTGACATACAACTCACTTGTTGATGGTTACTGTCTTCGAGGTGAAATGATCAAAGCAAGGGAGATTTTTGATTCCATTACACTTAGAGGCCTCGTTCCTGGTATTGTTACTTACAGTAGTTTATTGAATGGGTATTGCAAAAATCTGAACATAGAAAAGGCCATGCAAATGTTACGTGAAATGACTGGAAAAGGTTTACAGCCCAATGTGGTCACTTACAGCACCATGATACAAGGATTGTTCAAGGTTGGGCGTTGTGTAGATGCACGCAAACTCTTTGATGAGATGTATGCACAAGGCCAAAATTCAAACGAATGCACCTATCGAATAGTTTTAGAGGGCCTTTGCAGCAATCGTCAAGTAGAAGAGGCTCTCTCATTGTTTCATTCGATGGGTGATAGCAAGCTTAATTCCGATATTGTTGTGTACAATATCCTCATTGATGGTGCAGGAAAATGTGGGAAAGTGGATATTGCGAGGGTTCTTTTCCAAGGTCTAATTGACAAAGGCTTGCAACTTAATGTTCGTACATATAACGTGATGATCAGTGGTTTTTGTCGGGAAGGTCAGTTGGGGGAAGCAAAATTATTGTTTCTTAAAATGGACGAGAGTGGATGCCCCCGAGATAATGTTACTTACCGTGTTTTTCTCCAAGGATGTCTAAAGAACAAGCACTATGATGATGTAAAGATGCTTTTAAAGGAAATGGATGGAAGAGGTTACTTACTTGATGCTTCGACTTTATCGTTATTTATAGATCATATCGCAGCTGGTTTACTAGATAGGAGTATGCTAAAGTTGTTTGGTAAGCTTGTGCCAAAAGAATTAATGGACGATACTAGCTTGTGCGACTGGGAGTGA